A section of the Pygocentrus nattereri isolate fPygNat1 chromosome 18, fPygNat1.pri, whole genome shotgun sequence genome encodes:
- the LOC108441068 gene encoding superoxide dismutase [Cu-Zn]-like, with protein MAQKAVCVLKGTGEVTGTVHFEQQDEGAPVKLTGEISGLTAGLHGFHVHAFGDNTNGCISAGPHYNPHNKTHVGDLGNVTAGDDGVAKINIEDKILSLSGPYSIIGRTMVIHEKVDDLGKGGDEESLKTGNAGGRLACGVIGRLQHQLPQFSTGTTQTTQVTNAAALSAT; from the coding sequence ATGGCACAGAAGGCCGTGTGTGTCCTCAAAGGCACCGGGGAGGTGACCGGTACGGTTCACTTCGAGCAGCAGGATGAAGGTGCTCCAGTGAAGCTTACAGGAGAGATCTCTGGCCTCACCGCTGGCCTGCATGGATTTCACGTCCATGCTTTTGGAGACAACACGAATGGCTGCATAAGTGCAGGACCTCACTATAACCCCCACAACAAAACCCACGTTGGAGATCTGGGTAATGTGACTGCTGGGGATGATGGTGTTGCCAAAATAAACATTGAGGATAAAATTCTGTCACTGAGTGGGCCGTACTCGATCATTGGGAGGACCATGGTGATTCATGAGAAGGTGGATGACTTGGGTAAAGGAGGTGATGAAGAAAGTCTCaagactggtaatgctggtggtcGCCTGGCCTGTGGTGTTATTGGCAGACTCCAACACCAGCTGCCCCAGTTTAGCACTGGAACAACTCAGACCACTCAAGTGACCAATGCAGCTGCCCTGTCCGCCACTTAA
- the ccl27b gene encoding C-C motif chemokine 27b produces MDLKVLLLVLCITFSSVQGAIPTCCVQTSRIPLAILQEVEKFDVQSRNGACEIDAVVLHHKGKKYCALPRAKTVLQIIHKKRMGSKYMV; encoded by the exons ATGGATCTCAAAGTGCTTCTGCTGGTCCTGTGCATCACCTTCAGCTCTGTCCAAG GTGCTATTCCAACATGCTGTGTTCAAACATCCCGCATCCCTCTAGCCATACTGCAGGAGGTGGAGAAGTTTGATGTCCAGAGTCGGAATGGAGCCTGTGAGATCGATGCCGTGGT GTTGCATCATAAGGGAAAGAAGTATTGTGCCCTGCCCAGAGCAAAGACCGTACTGCAAATCATACATAAGAAAAGGATGGGGAgcaaatatatggtttaa